A single genomic interval of Bos indicus isolate NIAB-ARS_2022 breed Sahiwal x Tharparkar chromosome 5, NIAB-ARS_B.indTharparkar_mat_pri_1.0, whole genome shotgun sequence harbors:
- the MLF2 gene encoding myeloid leukemia factor 2 translates to MFRFMRDVEPEDPMFLMDPFAIHRQHMNRMLSGGFGYSPFLSITDGNLPGTRPASRRMQAGAVSPFGMLGMSGGFMDMFGMMNDMIGNMEHMTAGGNCQTFSSSTVISYSNTGDGAPKVYQETSEMRSAPGGIRETRRTVRDSDSGLEQMSIGHHIRDRAHILQRSRNHRTGDQEERQDYINLDESEAAAFDDEWRRETSRFRQQRPLEFRRHEASGGGGRRAEGPPRLAIQGPEDSPSRQSRRYDW, encoded by the exons ATGTTTCGCTTCATGAGGGACGTGGAGCCCGAGGACCCCATGTTCCTGAT GGACCCCTTTGCCATTCACCGTCAGCACATGAACCGGATGTTGTCAGGGGGGTTTGGATATAGCCCCTTCCTCAGCATCACAGATGGCAATCTGCCAGGGACCCGGCCTGCCAGCCGCAGGATGCAG GCTGGGGCTGTCTCCCCTTTTGGAATGCTGGGAATG TCAGGCGGCTTCATGGACATGTTTGGGATGATGAACGACATGATCGGCAACATG gagCACATGACAGCCGGAGGCAATTGCCAgaccttctcctcctccactgTCATCTCCTACTCCAACACTGGCGATGGAGCCCCCAAGGTCTACCAAGAGACGTCAGAGATGCGCTCGGCCCCAGGCGGG ATCCGGGAGACCCGGCGGACCGTGCGCGACTCCGACAGCGGGCTGGAGCAGATGTCCATTGGGCATCACATCCGGGATCGGGCTCACATCCTCCAGCGCTCCCGAAACCACCGCACGGGGGACCAGGAGGAGCGACAGGACTATATCAACCTGGACGAGA GTGAGGCCGCAGCATTTGATGACGAGTGGCGGAGAGAGACTTCCCGATTCCGGCAGCAGCGCCCTCTGGAATTTCGGAGGCATGAGGCTTCTGGGGGTGGAGGACGAAGGGCTGAGGGGCCTCCCCGCCTGGCTATACAGGGACCTGAGGACTCCCCATCCCGACAGTCGCGCCGCTACGACTGGTGA